One genomic segment of Desulfomicrobium sp. ZS1 includes these proteins:
- a CDS encoding DUF2156 domain-containing protein codes for METTFHPITLDGQEEYNRRLAQCSQKPSDYSFVNLWGWGREYGLEWSFRDDYVLIRQTFPQTLYWAPVGNWEKADWGALQATLPESTCFIRIPEELKLIWEQRLSGVEVEECREHWDYLYDVGELTELKGRKFHNKKNLLNQFLRDHDAKFVTLDEKTVEFALALQTDWFLWRNSENDQTLDAENLAIVKVMHDWSRLRGLIGGGLVVDDKMIAYTIAEALDDTTVVIHFEKGCPNFKGVYQAINQIFLEQCCQGFQIVNREQDLGDEGLRKAKLSYNPVAFLKKYSVCMQGGLV; via the coding sequence ATGGAAACAACGTTTCACCCCATCACCCTTGACGGGCAGGAAGAATACAACCGGCGCCTGGCGCAGTGCAGCCAAAAACCGTCGGATTACAGCTTTGTCAACCTTTGGGGCTGGGGTCGGGAATACGGTCTGGAGTGGTCCTTCAGGGACGATTATGTGCTCATTCGGCAAACCTTTCCGCAGACCTTGTACTGGGCTCCTGTCGGGAATTGGGAAAAGGCCGACTGGGGGGCCTTGCAGGCCACCCTGCCTGAGAGCACCTGCTTTATCCGCATCCCCGAAGAATTGAAGCTCATCTGGGAACAACGATTGAGCGGGGTCGAAGTCGAGGAGTGCAGGGAACACTGGGATTATCTTTATGACGTGGGCGAGTTGACCGAGCTGAAAGGGCGGAAATTTCACAACAAGAAAAATCTGCTCAATCAGTTTCTGCGCGACCATGACGCCAAATTCGTGACTCTGGATGAAAAAACGGTGGAATTCGCCTTGGCCTTGCAGACGGACTGGTTTTTGTGGCGCAACAGCGAGAACGACCAGACTCTGGACGCGGAAAACCTGGCCATCGTCAAGGTCATGCACGACTGGTCCAGGCTGAGGGGACTTATCGGAGGGGGGCTTGTGGTCGATGACAAGATGATCGCCTACACCATTGCGGAGGCCTTGGACGATACGACCGTCGTGATCCATTTTGAAAAAGGGTGTCCCAATTTCAAGGGGGTGTACCAGGCCATCAACCAGATTTTTCTGGAGCAATGCTGTCAGGGTTTTCAGATTGTCAACCGTGAGCAGGATCTTGGCGACGAAGGGTTGCGCAAAGCCAAGCTCAGCTACAACCCCGTGGCGTTTCTAAAGAAATACAGCGTCTGTATGCAGGGCGGCTTGGTCTAG